The DNA segment TTCTTCAACGGCCccataattgtcatttaagaaGGGTTTGATCCTAGGTTGGTATTCCGTAAgtgcaactataaatagtgatTTCAACAGCCATTGTAAGGGGATGAATTTTCTGACAAACATATGCTATacattattctaagctcaataaCAAAGTATTTCTTATTCATTGATATTATCGTTATTGCCTTTGGAAGGTCTGCTTCCGGAACCAAGTTATATGTTGTCTTATCTTGATTTTATCACTAAGTTTTGcactttatttaaattaatttattataTGGGGATCAAATCAATTTGTACCACATTACAAATTCAACTGTATCGTTTTGCGGGTTAATACTGATATCTTCAACGAAGAATTGAAATAAGTTATTCGTACGTTTCACAACTCTAGTGTGGTCGTAATTAAATTTTGAGTTCAACTTATATacactaaaaatataaaaaaataaattagacAATCATGTTATATTTTTCTGTTATAATAGAtaacatattttatttttaagattACAAATTTCGCCTTTTATAATGGGTTACATGAAATTAGCTTTTGAATAACCAGATAttgtattaaaaaaaaaaaatcttttgaatAACCAGATATTGTATTTTAAAAAATTACACCGTGAATGTACATTAGTTAAACTCATTAATTTTCTTGTCTGCGGGAAGTACGTACCCTCCAAAGTCCAGATTGGAGGCCGTTCCTTTTCTGAGAAAGAAAGCATCAACTTTAAATGTAGTCGTCAGTTTTCTTGTTGAGCTTTTTCCAATGATAATTTCTTGATTGTAGTAGGTGCAAAGTTTGAACTACAAAAGATCTATACATAACATAAACTTTATTTTAATGGACCTAAGCGTGTCCATTAATTTTTTTGGCTCTTTACAAACTTGTTTTTAATTTTATGATTCTATCTCTTTTTTCACACATGAGAGATTTATTTTTACACGGTAGAGATATGTCTTTTATACATAAGAGACTTAAAAAGGTCATTTTCTTAAATTTAAAATTGTAAATAGGCATGATGTACAAATAATaccttaaggggtcgtttggtataaggtataagaaggtataagggtggtataaaaatttaatatcaccttaatactctgtttggttagcaaaccaggtataagttatcccgggataacttataccttatagagggaGGGGTAATTAGCACTGGTATAACTTATactttcttcttagaaattatacaattatcattcttaatacaacataccaaacaatgaataaacaacaatcccgGCATAACTAATCCCggcataacttatcccaatataacttataccggcataagccctattccaaccaaacgacccctaagcgTTTCGATTGTTAGGATCGAAATAATAAAGTGTCACGCATAAGCTAGTAAAGCAACACTTGAATGGCGATAAATCAGATAACAGGAGAAAAATAtatcaaaagagacacaaatatttaacgtggttcaaTCAATTGACCTATGTCCACCGACGGAGCTGAGCAATCCAttatataaaagagagtacacAATTTGAGAGAATAACCTCATAAAGAGGCAAACACAGGTGACACACTAATACGTGCCCTTAAAAGTTCTTCACCTAAACAAGACTCTCAAATTTCTTATGACTACATTGtcgatgctactgaatgagaatgAAGGATCCCCAATTTATATCAGTCAAAACATTTTCCTTCAAGAAAAGAAACTAGACAAATATGAGAAATTTATAATTTCTTCTACTATAAGAAAAACTCAATTATCGTAAATATGTTATCCTTTCCTTtaacaaattaaaaaaatcaaatataataaaaaaattagcACAACACCTAAATTGATGACCCTTGTATTACACGAGCAACAAAATGTTTATGTTCTAACTAGgagtgtacataggtcgggttggttcggattttataattaccaaatcaaatcaattgtgtcgggttattaaatttgaagaccaaaccaaaccaataaaactcaggtttttcaatctcgagttttctcggattttcgggttattcgggtttttttcggtaaaatcttcgtagaacaaaacatataacttgtgctcaaaatatttctttaatcctagtaagatacaactatataaagtatttttcaataaaataatacaaaatatgagatgtgtcatggcattatcctaaaatattcaacattaaagacaataaaattatgtaatataaatattgctaattaaaaagtcataataaaaataaacataatctaataGTACTGAGTCatactaaaataagtagactgataagagagtattaattacatgactaaacgctaaagaaaaaataaaaatagattatgcatttatatctaaattattgcaaaacaaaaatagatattcaatacattcccgttcgtagtattgaattgaatgtcttttgttagtattagtattgatttgattttggtttgggcttttattagcattatttaatttactaatattaatggctataaaatttattggaacattcaaaagttctaagtccaaccttgaaataataccttaaaagataaattataaatttttttaagaaatatttataaattacattacaataagtatatttatatattaaatatatctaaaaattttatatatttaatgtcggtttggtttggtttggttttggtttgactttctttagttaaaaccaaaccaaaccaattatggttgggttttttttccaacactaaactaaatcaaaccaaaccatatttaattttttttttcgatttgacTTGAATTATCGGCTTAATGTGATTTATCGGTTTcttttgtacacccctagttctAGCAGCCTAATCTTGACTTAGTTCGCCTAACAGGAGTGACAATTAAAAATTTAACCAAACTGAACACCAAGAAAATCATAACATTCTGATCGTCAAAATTTTAAGAATTATTACACTCGCCGAAATTTTAATTCTTATGTGTTTTTCCCTCCGTCCAAAATAAATAtcaatttgcttttttattttgatctaaaataatttaataagtgttcatttatataatcaagaaaaaatttaatttatttttctaaaattacccTTATATACGTATTCCTAAAAAGTCATTTACTTGTCACAATTAAGAAAATAAGTAAGTGCTACTATAACTATGATGCAATATTTAGTGAAGAATAtgtttagtcacactaactattttcgtCTAGTATTTAATATTTCATTAATGGATGTGCCCAAAACAAATTGATCATTTATTATGGATCGGATGATTATAGAATTTCTACCCCGGGTTGTGACGGGTGGGAAATCCAAATATTTTTTGCTGTTATAACCTTCAAAGTAAATATGAATCTGAATTAATCGAGTCCGTAGAGTTTGAATACTGAATAATTAAACAACTCGCACAACACTATCAGAGAAAAAAAAGATAATATTCTGATCATCAAAATTGTGAAGAATAACTTCACAGCGATTTCTCTATATAAAAGCACATATCATTTCCAGTTACCATACCATATTCTCTTTTCATTGTTTTGGACTTTCATTTGTTCCTTTTAATGGACAAATCTACAACAATGGCGACTGCTGAACAGAAAGAGAAGCCGCACGTTGCGTTCCTCCCAAGCCCTGGCATGGGACACATCATTCCACTCTTTGAGTTCGCCAAACGCCTAGTAATCAACCACGGCTTCCACGTCAGCTTCTTCGTCATCACTACCGGAGCTTCCGCCGCACAAAATGAACTTTTCCGATCAGATAACCTTCCCACCGGTTTCCATGCCGTCGAAATCCCGCCGGTGGAAAACATCTCTTCATTTTTCACCGACGATATGAGAGTAGTCACCCGACTCTCTATCATAGTCCGCGAATCACTCAAACAATACCTCTCCTCACTTCTAATAACACATCGCCCAAAAGCTTTGATCATTGATTTGTTCTGTACTGACGCTTTTGAGATTTGCAAAGAGGTTTCAATTCCTGTTTACTCTTTCTTCACTGCCTCTACTCTTTTGATGGCTTTCTCTTTGTATCTTCCAACACTTGACCGGGAAGTCAACGGCGAGTTCGTTGACCTTCCCGAACCTATTCAAACTCCTGGATGCAATCCAATATGCCCTCACGACCTCCTAGACCAGGTACATTAAGATTCATCTctgaaaattattaaaattttaacgAATATTAAATGAATTTAATACAAGGTGCAACGCTGTCTCTATATGTTTTTTTGGTTCCCGGATGCATTGGAGCCCGATTATATCTGGATTCGTACCGCGTAGGGCTCCATTCGGGGAGGAAGCACTCCCTACCAAAAAAAATTCCATGCCTAGGGCTCGAACCCGGACTACAACATGTTACTATATTTGTAAGGTTTATCTCTTTAGGATTTTGAAGGGGAATTTTGGCGTAATTGGTAAATTTGTTGTCATGTGAACAAACTCTTGTAGAAATATAGGATAAAGCTCCGTACAATAGACGCTTGTGGTCCGATCTTTCCCTGGACTTCGCGCATAACGAAAGCTTAATATTTCCCATACTGTCCTTTATCTCATTAGGATTCTTATGAAAAGTTATCCGTTGTAGATTAACTTAATATTCAATGATGTAAAATACTTACATCTACGAAAACATAATATgtgaaaattattaaaattttaattcAATAAATTTTAACGAATATTAAATAAATTCAATTTTTATACAAGGtgcatttttttttttacactatATCACTACAATTTTAATGTCTATAACATGTTACTAtttattactctatttttaaGGTTATCTCATTAGGATTCTTATGAAAAGTTATCCTTGTTGTAGATTAACTTAAATATTTGATGGTGTAAAACACTTACATCAATAGTCTACAAAACTTAATATGAACTCCTAATTTCAAATGTATGATAAATTTAACGAATAAAGAGTTTTAAATTCTGAATTTGTCTCTACAGGTAAAAGACAGGAAAAACGATGAGTACAAATGGTATTTACTTCACGTCAGCAGAATACCATTGGCCGCCGGAATATTTGTCAACAGTTGGGATGATCTTGAACCAGTGACCCTTGAAGCTCTTAAAGAAAATTCATTTTTCCAAAATATACCTATTCCGCCTGTTCATACTCTAGGGCCATTGATCAAACAAGATGAAGTCGTTACAGAAAAGGATGCTGAGATTTTGACGTGGTTGGATAATCAGCCGTCTGATTCTGTTCTGTTTGTGGTGTTTGGTAGTGGCGGCACCTTGACAAGTGAACAACTTACTGAATTAGCTTGGGGTCTTGAAATGAGTCACCAAAGGTTATATATTGCATTTTTATATTAGGAAATAGAGTTTAACTTGAGTATAAGTATTTATAATTATCATATAAATTTTACTTTTTGCAGTAAgttgtcttttttttcaaaattataaatcAATGACTACTGATAGTAACACAAATTCTTTGCACTATCCGATGTATAAGTTAAACTCTTGAAAATAACACTACAATTAATATTAAAAGTTGGTAATGAGAGAATGGCCATGATTTCTTGTGTAATTTTGGAAACCATTTACCATTTTGACTCATAATCCACCCGCTTATTATTCCACTAATAGATTATATTATTAGCTGCTAACTCATGATTTTACCTTAGGGCCCGTTTGGTTATAAAaatattcattttttttatttttttttcgaaattaatgtttgactatgaaattttcaattttcatttgaagATAAATTTCATAAAaagatattttttaaaattttcacttcaaatcactcataaaattcaaaaatagcccaaaattatattcatatccATACACAACTTcaattttcaaatattatttttattttttttacttttttccgaaattttacaattcttatgtccaaacgcccacttaattTCATTACCCTACTAAATTTTTATTAACTGGGGAAAAATATCCAACCTAAAAGTTTGTTGTTTTCATTTCTTTCaacaggttcatcttagtggcccGTAAACCAAGTGATGCAAGTGCCTCGGCAGCATATTTCAACGTGGGCAGCGATGAAAATGATCCATTGATGTACTTGCCGGAAGGATTTGCGAAGAAAACTGAGGGAAGGGGTTTGGTAGTGCCTTCTTGGGCCCCACAAGTAGCAATTCTAAATCACCCATCTACCGGAGCATTTCTTTCGCACTGTGGATGGAATTCGACTTTAGAGAGCGTAGTCCACGGCGTGCCGATGATTGCATGGCCCCTTTACGCGGAGCAGAGGATGAACGCCGCCTTTTTAGCGGAGGAGGTCGGCGTGACAATGAAATTTCCGGTAGCCCCCGGCGAAGAGCTGATAAGCCGAAAGGAGATTGAAAAGATGGTGAGAATTGTAATGGAAGGGGAGAAAGGCATGGCTATGAGACGTAGAGCACAAGAGCTCAAAGAAAGTGCGAAAATTGCACTTCACAATGGGGGCTCCTCTGATGATTCGCTTTGTCGTGTTGTTCAGTTTTGGAAATCTGATCAGTCATTGTGTAGCTGAAAAAAGACGTGTGCGAAATTATTTTGACTGTTTTGGTGCTTCTACGTGTTTTGACTAGTCaatcaaatgaataaaatctatGATGCTTCCTTTAAATGGATGGGCGTGACGACTGACGAGTTAGCCCAAACCGAGAGTCCGATCGTTCATTGTTTATTGGGTTATCAATATCGgattattgggttaacggttcgcTAACAGTTTAGAATTTTTTCACTATTGAATTATCTGTTCGGGCCTCAATTTGCCAATTTTCTTAATGGATTAACTGATAAcccaataataattaataaaattacgacttaacccttaagtatatacatatGCTAGGGCTTCAGTTCATTCTCTCTTATTTATTTTCAGCCGCACTCTCcagttgcttcatcttcattcttcatAGACCTTACTAGTTACTCATAGTGTAAGTCTTTAGTGTTATACATTAGGCTTTTAATTTTTATAACAAAATTTATCTTCATATTGGTATTTTTGACTGTTAATGattcttattttattattttcgtttcTTAATTTTGTGAGCTCCCGTTGTGCAGCCTATAACTACTACCAATTTCTCTTCGCACTTATCAATTCTCAATCGACAATCTTCGTCAGTTTCGAGTATATTTTTGAACTTTATTCTTCTGTAGAGTATGCTGAGCTTTGACAACATGACAACATTTTCTTGCCTTCTAGGTGTTTTTCATTTACTTGTTAGTATTGCCCATGTACAGATCAAGGTTTTGCTCTATGGTTTCTTTTTTTAGGTTAAGCATTTGACAAATAACATTCAGTTTATCTTAGACTGTTAGTATTATATGTTTGGACTTGTTAATTTTAAGGTGAAATTGCTACTACTTTGTATTATTATTAATGTATTTGGACAACTGTTGTTAAAGAATTAGTACTATTCCAGTTGTAGCCACTGGACATAACGCAGAAATGGGTAGTATactatatgtgaattcttctctttttagcTTAGCTCCAGTGAattgtcttctcttttttgcttaactctagattgagttatcttatcgagtaaaccgataaccgaaccgataatgatcgataaccgatatcttatcggttcggttatcggtttatcaaatttgtaaaccgataaccgatatgctaaaccgataatattcaaAACCAAACCGACCGATGCCTACCCCTACATAGCCCTTTATTGTGTAATATGTGAAACCCTGTACTTCCTCCATCTCAAATTATCTGTCTTGGTTTCTAAAAATAGTTGTAAAAAAGAATAGATAATTTGTGACGGAGGGAGTACAAGTTTAGGAGGCAATTAAGTCATACTATCATGGCAAAAATCTATCTTCTGAATATTTAAAACCAGATAGTACTAGGGGAAGATTTCTCTTGTCGTTTGACAAAATGGACAAGAAGCAGCGAAGTCTGTGGTCGGAGAGTCAACAAGGAACGGAGTCGATGAGTCTACAAGGGCCGAGGCAAAGGTCGAGTGCCTTTGACGAAGTTATACTATTAATGAATATTCTCTACACTTGTACTATTAAGGTTTGTTAGGAGTATGTTCCTTATAAATAGAAAAAGACACTATGATCGGGGACATGTGATATTTTTTTGTGAAAAACACATACTTTGACGTGAAGAAAGGAATCAGATCTCACTGCTAGTATACAAACATCACCTTTTCACTGAGATTCTTGTCTATACTTTTCCACTAAGGAGAATAACTCAAAGATTCAAGGAATTGTctatcattcatcattgtcagaaagAATATCATTTCTTGGGTGACTCGTTCATCATATTTACTTAAATGCCATTTATTGctatttatttatattaaatgCTATATCACTGTCTTTGATTCCTAGAATATTTATAGTGTGCTACCGTTACTGTTCGGATATAACCATATAGTGTTTGTTGCTTTTCAAGAAGTACCTCACTAGGGATAATATTTTTAACTGAGATTAACCTGCATTcacataaatttaattatttgaatCAAGATTCTTATTTTTTGGCCAAACAATTTAGCGcagtctgtggggatttcttagttaaGTTTTTAGCTTCCTCTAAATCTACGCAGGTCATTAACGTTGAAAAACCCCGAGATCTCCTTCCTTTGTGTATACAAAACCCTACATGGCAGGTAATCAAGAAGAAAGGACGAGAATAACAAGTGACTTCCCAACCAACCTCATGAATGTCATCAACGAAAGTTGTAAAACAATAGGTGAGGACACGACGCCCAGCATGTCCCCTAAGTAAGAGAGGTCAGCGCCCCACACTGCAGCATAACAAAACCTAGTGGTAAAAGGGCCTCCACGTCTACAGAGGAAGGGACGCCCCCAGTTGTGAAAAAACTCCTCGAGGCATGGTTAACCGACATGATAGCAAGCATCAACAAACTCACTCTAGGCACAACTACAGAAACTGCAAGTGCTTGCACGATGCAACAAATAGATGAGCAGTGCAACTGACCTCTCCATCCAATAACAAGTATAACTCACAATATTATTGATAGTGAAGGTGACAACGCCCTGGCTGCCATTCTAAAAAGGATggaagaaataaaaaatgaaaacaaggcACTCCGAGACTAGATGAAAGAACACCAAGAACGAGTTGACAAGATACCGGGTGCTCCTAAGCTGCTGCCGAAAAGGGACGTTGGTAGGTTCATAGAGAAGTCGTACAATGATGATGCACCCCTGCATGCCATAtaaaagaccttcaaaatgccacctTACCTCAGTATATACGACGAAATGACCGATCCTAAAAATCACGTGACTCACTACGTCACCGCCGTGAAAGGTAACGACCTTGGCAAGGAACAAGTGTCCTCCATTTTGctgaagaagtttggagaaacCCTCACAGGAggggcattaacatggtattcacaGCTACCAGCTCACTCCATAGAAACTTTTGAAGAAATGGCCAATAAGTTCGTAACCACCCATGCCGAAGCCAATAAGGCAGAGGCGAGAGTAAATGACATATTTGCTATTAGGCAATCTTTGGGAGAGGGGCTAAGGGACTTCCTCGTCTGGTTCAACCGAGTAAGGATGACTCTGCCAAATGTATCCGAAGGGATGATGGTCATAGCTTTTCAGAACAGGCTGAGTAGAGAGGGTTCAAGAGCAACTAGAAAACTATTTATCCGAATGATGAAGTATCCCCCAACCACTTGGGGACGAAATTCATAATGCTTATTATGCCGAGGTTCGAGCATACAAGGACGATCTCAATGGGCCAACTCATCGACTAACCTTAGTACAAGTCGAATCTAGGGAAGAACGAAGAGACAACACCAGAAGAGATCATCCAATCCCACGAGCTAATAGTGAAGGTCACCAACCATATGTCAAGACGGCTGACGCGCCCTCCCTTCGCTACGAAGAAGGACCGTCCATGCTAAGAACAGGAACTCATCGTATGCCTTCTTTATTATctactcacaatttttgtgtgtcACCTACTAAGATAGTCTATGCTTTAGAGAAATTCGGAATGAAAGTGAAGTGGCCACCAAAGATGAGATCAGACCCGAACACCAGAAAATTCGATGCCCTCTATGAGTTTCACCAGGAATGAGGGCACAAAATTAAAGATTGCATTGCCCTTAGACAAGAAGTCGTAAATATGTTGCAGCAAGGACACCTCAAAGAGCTGCTAAGCGATAGGGGGAGAACCAATTTCTCTAGAGGATACGAACACCAAGGCCCGCCAAAGACACTATCACCAGCTCGAACCATCACCATGATTATCGGTGATGGCGATGACGCCTCTATCAACAACGTTAAGTTCATCACCACCCACAAAATCAAGCGGTCTATCACCCGTGAACGGTACAACAAACtcaaagaaagtatcatcttcgacaAGTCGGATGCCGATGGTTTGACTTTTCCTCATAATGATGCCCTCGTTATTACTTTACGTATTTTAGATATCGATGTCAAACACATCATGGTAGATGACGGGAG comes from the Nicotiana sylvestris chromosome 4, ASM39365v2, whole genome shotgun sequence genome and includes:
- the LOC104230983 gene encoding hydroquinone glucosyltransferase-like — translated: MDKSTTMATAEQKEKPHVAFLPSPGMGHIIPLFEFAKRLVINHGFHVSFFVITTGASAAQNELFRSDNLPTGFHAVEIPPVENISSFFTDDMRVVTRLSIIVRESLKQYLSSLLITHRPKALIIDLFCTDAFEICKEVSIPVYSFFTASTLLMAFSLYLPTLDREVNGEFVDLPEPIQTPGCNPICPHDLLDQVKDRKNDEYKWYLLHVSRIPLAAGIFVNSWDDLEPVTLEALKENSFFQNIPIPPVHTLGPLIKQDEVVTEKDAEILTWLDNQPSDSVLFVVFGSGGTLTSEQLTELAWGLEMSHQRFILVARKPSDASASAAYFNVGSDENDPLMYLPEGFAKKTEGRGLVVPSWAPQVAILNHPSTGAFLSHCGWNSTLESVVHGVPMIAWPLYAEQRMNAAFLAEEVGVTMKFPVAPGEELISRKEIEKMVRIVMEGEKGMAMRRRAQELKESAKIALHNGGSSDDSLCRVVQFWKSDQSLCS